From a single Lactococcus carnosus genomic region:
- a CDS encoding dUTP diphosphatase encodes MKTRGFELVTAYQDTGLTLPVRSTAHAAGYDFSAAETVILQAGEIKLIPTGIKAYMQAGEVLYLYDRSSNPRKKGLVMINSVGVIDGDYYGNPDNEGHIFTQMKNITDGVVQVTKGERIAQGVFVPYLLADADDAAGTRVGGFGSTGN; translated from the coding sequence ATGAAAACACGCGGATTTGAATTAGTCACAGCTTATCAAGATACTGGTCTTACCTTACCTGTAAGAAGTACAGCCCATGCTGCCGGGTACGATTTTAGTGCTGCTGAAACAGTGATTTTACAGGCAGGAGAAATCAAGCTCATTCCGACAGGTATCAAAGCTTATATGCAGGCTGGTGAAGTGCTTTATCTCTATGATCGCTCTTCAAATCCCCGTAAAAAAGGCTTGGTTATGATTAATAGTGTCGGTGTCATCGATGGCGATTACTATGGTAATCCTGATAATGAAGGGCATATTTTTACACAGATGAAAAATATTACAGATGGTGTCGTGCAGGTTACTAAGGGTGAACGCATTGCTCAAGGCGTCTTTGTGCCCTATTTATTAGCAGATGCAGATGATGCAGCAGGCACACGTGTTGGCGGATTTGGTAGTACAGGTAACTGA
- a CDS encoding GNAT family N-acetyltransferase: protein MMQQAHVLADLVVQVTDMQLRLAELADAKRLQALSSLLGYSYPLEKLTVNLTTSLADTKQLILVVEHDGLVLGYCHAEYYEPLYADKLLNVLGLVVDKSHQGQGIGSALLDAIASYALEQGIRAIRLNSGEDRNAAHCFYEKNGYISNKQQKNFIKRLG, encoded by the coding sequence ATGATGCAGCAGGCACACGTGTTGGCGGATTTGGTAGTACAGGTAACTGATATGCAACTTAGACTGGCTGAGTTAGCAGATGCAAAAAGGTTACAAGCCTTGTCTTCCCTTCTAGGCTATTCCTATCCACTCGAGAAGTTGACAGTAAACTTAACGACTAGTTTAGCAGATACCAAACAACTTATTCTGGTAGTGGAGCATGATGGTCTTGTATTAGGCTATTGTCATGCAGAATATTATGAGCCACTCTATGCAGACAAGTTGCTAAATGTACTTGGTCTGGTTGTAGACAAGTCACATCAAGGACAAGGCATTGGTTCAGCATTACTTGATGCAATCGCCTCGTATGCACTTGAACAAGGTATCCGAGCTATTCGACTAAACTCAGGTGAAGATAGAAATGCAGCGCACTGTTTTTACGAAAAAAATGGGTATATCAGTAACAAACAACAAAAAAACTTTATTAAAAGATTAGGATAG
- the radA gene encoding DNA repair protein RadA, with translation MAKIKSKFVCQSCGYQSAKYLGRCPNCGAWSSFVEEVEAKTVKNARVTLTGEKTKPIKLGEVESLDTPRVLTEMGEFNRVLGGGVVPGSLILIGGDPGIGKSTILLQVSVQLANLGRVLYVSGEESAQQIKMRAERLGDLDSDFYLYAENNMQNIRAEIEKLQPDFLVIDSIQTVMSPEITGVQGSVSQVREVTAELLQIAKTNNIATFIVGHVTKEGSLAGPRMLEHMVDTVLYFEGERQHTFRILRAVKNRFGSTNEIGIFEMQSQGLVEVTNPSEIFLEERLEGATGSAIVVSMEGTRPILVEIQCLVTPTVFGNARRTTSGLDFNRVSLIMAVLEKRANLLLQNQDAYLKSAGGVKLDEPAIDLAVAVAIVSSYKEKPTQPDVAFIGEIGLTGEIRRVNRIESRINEAAKLGFKKIYVPKNALVGLAIPPSIKVVGVTTLAEVLQKVFGA, from the coding sequence ATGGCTAAAATAAAATCAAAATTCGTCTGTCAGTCATGTGGCTACCAGTCTGCTAAATACTTAGGAAGATGTCCAAACTGTGGCGCTTGGAGTTCGTTTGTTGAAGAGGTAGAGGCTAAGACAGTCAAAAATGCCCGGGTTACCTTAACTGGCGAGAAAACAAAACCCATTAAATTAGGTGAAGTCGAAAGCTTAGATACCCCACGTGTTCTGACGGAGATGGGTGAATTTAATCGCGTTCTAGGTGGGGGCGTGGTACCTGGTAGCTTAATTCTTATCGGTGGAGATCCAGGAATTGGCAAGTCAACGATTCTCTTACAAGTTTCAGTTCAACTTGCTAATCTTGGTCGTGTCTTATATGTATCTGGTGAAGAGTCTGCCCAACAAATTAAGATGCGAGCTGAACGGTTAGGGGATTTAGACTCAGACTTCTATCTATATGCTGAAAACAACATGCAAAATATTCGGGCGGAAATCGAAAAGTTACAACCTGATTTTCTCGTCATAGACTCAATTCAAACAGTCATGAGTCCTGAAATTACAGGCGTTCAGGGCTCTGTTAGTCAGGTTCGAGAAGTAACTGCTGAACTGCTTCAGATTGCAAAAACGAATAATATCGCGACCTTTATCGTTGGTCATGTTACCAAAGAAGGTAGCCTTGCTGGACCTAGAATGCTAGAGCATATGGTAGATACGGTGCTCTATTTTGAAGGGGAACGCCAGCACACTTTTCGCATTTTGAGAGCTGTAAAAAATCGGTTTGGCTCGACGAATGAGATTGGTATTTTTGAAATGCAGTCACAAGGGCTAGTTGAAGTGACAAATCCTAGTGAAATCTTCTTAGAAGAACGTTTGGAAGGTGCAACGGGGTCAGCTATCGTAGTCTCGATGGAAGGGACACGTCCCATCCTTGTTGAAATCCAGTGTCTGGTTACACCGACAGTTTTTGGCAATGCCAGACGAACGACATCAGGTCTCGACTTTAATCGGGTCAGCTTAATCATGGCAGTCCTCGAAAAACGTGCAAACTTGCTACTTCAAAATCAGGATGCCTATCTCAAGTCAGCTGGGGGGGTTAAATTAGATGAGCCGGCTATTGATTTGGCAGTTGCGGTAGCGATTGTCTCAAGTTATAAGGAGAAACCAACACAACCAGATGTTGCTTTCATCGGTGAAATTGGCTTGACAGGAGAAATCAGGCGCGTGAATCGGATTGAAAGTCGGATTAATGAAGCTGCTAAACTTGGCTTTAAAAAAATCTATGTACCAAAAAATGCATTAGTGGGCTTGGCTATTCCACCATCGATTAAAGTTGTTGGTGTCACAACCTTAGCTGAAGTTTTGCAAAAAGTTTTTGGTGCTTAA
- a CDS encoding PIN/TRAM domain-containing protein, producing the protein MKRIIIHVLMVIVGATVGDAFLPEFWVLINQRQFQNNIVVNSFIGALIFLIFSIVFIRLLLNFVDKIDKAVATINIPTITLGFFGGVLGLVVGAIASLPLWILRIPILSTIIPFLLMMLAVYVGYSVSTKREADILKFFSKKKSALVIKPEKTEKRDRRKQKGYGKLLDTSVLIDGRIFDILKTGFLDGEIIVPNFVLLELQLLSDSNDNLKRAKGRRGLDLVNDMKEIAKVTVSAKDYTDIHEVDTKLLRYASETGAALVTNDFNLNKVAEIQGVKVLNINDLANAVKPQLIVGDTLEITIVKQGTERRQGIGYLPDGTMIVVEETADKLDKRVTVEVTKSLQTSAGRMIFGELVR; encoded by the coding sequence ATGAAGCGAATTATCATTCATGTCTTGATGGTCATCGTCGGTGCAACAGTCGGCGATGCCTTTCTACCAGAGTTTTGGGTATTAATCAATCAAAGACAATTTCAAAATAATATAGTCGTCAACAGTTTTATCGGTGCACTTATTTTTCTTATTTTTTCGATTGTTTTTATCAGACTATTACTCAATTTTGTAGATAAGATTGACAAGGCAGTAGCCACAATTAATATTCCAACCATTACCTTAGGCTTTTTTGGGGGTGTGCTAGGCTTGGTGGTTGGTGCCATCGCCAGTTTACCATTATGGATATTACGCATCCCGATTTTGTCAACGATCATCCCCTTTCTATTGATGATGTTGGCCGTTTATGTGGGTTATAGTGTGTCAACCAAACGGGAAGCCGATATTTTAAAGTTTTTTAGCAAAAAGAAATCAGCACTTGTTATTAAACCAGAAAAAACTGAAAAACGAGACAGACGTAAACAAAAGGGCTATGGCAAATTATTAGATACGAGTGTGCTGATCGATGGTCGCATCTTTGATATCTTGAAGACTGGATTTTTAGATGGTGAAATCATTGTCCCTAACTTTGTCTTACTCGAATTACAGTTACTATCTGACAGTAATGATAATTTAAAGCGTGCCAAAGGTCGTCGAGGTCTGGATTTAGTAAATGATATGAAGGAAATCGCAAAAGTGACAGTGTCTGCTAAAGACTACACTGATATTCATGAAGTCGATACAAAATTGTTACGCTATGCGTCTGAGACGGGTGCTGCACTTGTAACAAATGACTTTAATCTAAATAAAGTGGCCGAGATCCAAGGCGTTAAAGTATTAAACATTAACGACCTGGCAAATGCTGTCAAACCTCAGCTTATCGTTGGCGATACACTCGAGATTACGATTGTCAAGCAAGGAACTGAGCGACGCCAAGGGATTGGTTATTTACCAGATGGCACGATGATTGTGGTCGAAGAAACTGCTGATAAGCTAGATAAGAGAGTGACTGTAGAAGTGACGAAGTCCTTACAAACATCTGCAGGGCGCATGATTTTTGGTGAGCTAGTCCGATGA
- the ispD gene encoding 2-C-methyl-D-erythritol 4-phosphate cytidylyltransferase: MTVVDKPYSAIILAAGSGTRMAADRNKIFLKLADQAIFTYSLNLFLSDSDCKSVILVGKAEEKQYFSSYLTDRVTFVVGGDERQDSVRHALSHVASSHVMIHDGARPFVTLSDLIYLKAHTNAILAVPVKDTIKEVCDANQIKATIPRQALWSAQTPQFFDTSLIKTVHQAAHDAGFLGTDDASLVEQFSTVPVTIVSGSYENIKITTPEDLIFGNAILASRLTS; encoded by the coding sequence ATGACAGTAGTAGATAAACCATACAGTGCCATTATTTTAGCAGCTGGATCTGGAACCAGAATGGCCGCGGACCGTAATAAAATATTCTTAAAGCTCGCGGATCAGGCTATATTTACTTATTCATTAAATTTATTTTTATCTGATTCTGACTGTAAATCAGTCATTCTGGTAGGAAAAGCAGAGGAAAAACAGTACTTTTCAAGCTATTTAACGGACAGGGTGACTTTTGTTGTTGGTGGAGATGAACGACAGGATTCTGTAAGACATGCGCTATCTCATGTGGCTTCTAGTCATGTGATGATTCATGATGGCGCGCGACCATTTGTTACCTTATCTGATTTAATCTATCTTAAAGCACATACAAATGCGATTTTGGCAGTGCCAGTCAAAGATACAATCAAGGAGGTTTGCGATGCAAATCAAATCAAGGCGACTATTCCACGACAAGCTCTTTGGTCTGCTCAAACCCCTCAGTTTTTTGACACTTCCCTAATTAAAACAGTCCATCAGGCAGCACATGATGCGGGGTTTTTAGGCACTGATGATGCGAGTTTGGTTGAACAGTTTTCGACTGTCCCAGTTACCATCGTTTCAGGTAGTTATGAAAACATTAAAATTACAACACCAGAGGATCTCATTTTTGGGAATGCGATTTTAGCAAGTCGGTTGACTAGCTAA
- the ispF gene encoding 2-C-methyl-D-erythritol 2,4-cyclodiphosphate synthase, protein MHALKIGHGYDVHELVANRDLIIGGVNIPYEKGLLGHSDADVLLHAITDAIIGALGLGDIGHAFPDTNPETQGIASIKILADIYQVMVEKGYCIGNIDATILAEAPKMAPHLQEMKQIIAEILQTEIENINIKATTTEKLGFIGRREGMACEAVVLISQVS, encoded by the coding sequence ATGCACGCACTTAAAATCGGCCATGGATACGACGTTCATGAGCTTGTGGCAAATCGAGACCTGATAATAGGGGGTGTTAATATCCCTTATGAAAAAGGGTTGCTTGGTCATTCAGATGCAGATGTCCTATTACATGCTATTACAGACGCTATCATTGGTGCTTTGGGTTTGGGAGATATCGGTCATGCATTTCCTGATACCAATCCTGAGACACAAGGGATTGCATCGATAAAAATATTAGCGGACATTTATCAAGTCATGGTCGAAAAGGGCTATTGTATTGGCAATATAGATGCGACGATTTTAGCAGAAGCACCTAAAATGGCACCTCATCTGCAAGAGATGAAGCAGATTATCGCCGAAATCTTACAGACTGAGATCGAGAATATAAATATAAAAGCAACAACGACTGAAAAATTAGGCTTTATCGGACGCCGTGAAGGTATGGCCTGTGAGGCAGTTGTCCTAATTAGTCAGGTATCGTAA
- the gltX gene encoding glutamate--tRNA ligase gives MTNKIRVRYAPSPTGLLHIGNARTALFNYLYARHHGGDFIIRIEDTDRKRHVEDGERSQLDNLRWLGMDWDESPETHENYRQSERLSLYQTYIDELLASGHAYHSYKTEEEIAADREAQEAKGLPPVYISEYTGMTDEQVATYIADRQAAGVVPTVRIKVPAGAIYKWHDIVKGDIEFEGKNLGGDWVIQKRDGYPTYNFAVVVDDHDMQISHVIRGDDHIANTPKQLMIYEALGWAIPEFGHMTLIINSETGKKLSKRDTNTLQFIEDYRKKGYLPEAVFNFISLLGWNPGGEEEIFSQAQLIDLFDENRLSKSPAAFDQKKLDWLDNDYIKHADLDKVFALATPFLSEAGRLDDKSKHLVALYQPQLKSIDEIVPLTDLFYSAFPDLTDAAKEVLEAETAPVVIKAFKEKLEDLADADYVKDNIFPLIKAVQKETGIKGKNLFMPIRIAVSGEMHGPELPDTIYLLGKEKAVNHLAQFIK, from the coding sequence ATGACAAATAAAATTCGTGTGCGTTATGCACCATCACCAACCGGGTTATTGCATATTGGGAATGCTAGAACAGCACTCTTTAATTATCTATATGCGCGTCACCATGGTGGGGACTTCATCATCCGTATCGAAGATACTGACCGTAAACGTCATGTTGAAGATGGGGAACGTTCTCAATTAGACAATTTACGTTGGCTTGGTATGGATTGGGATGAGTCGCCAGAGACACATGAAAACTATCGCCAGTCTGAACGGTTGTCACTTTATCAAACATATATCGATGAGCTGTTAGCTTCTGGTCATGCTTATCATTCTTATAAAACTGAGGAAGAAATTGCTGCTGACCGTGAAGCGCAAGAAGCTAAAGGACTACCACCAGTTTACATCAGTGAGTATACTGGCATGACTGACGAACAGGTTGCGACTTATATTGCCGATAGACAAGCTGCTGGTGTTGTGCCAACAGTCCGGATTAAAGTACCTGCAGGTGCTATTTACAAATGGCATGATATCGTCAAAGGTGATATCGAGTTTGAAGGTAAAAATCTTGGCGGTGACTGGGTGATTCAAAAGCGCGATGGGTATCCAACGTATAACTTCGCAGTTGTCGTAGATGATCACGATATGCAAATTTCTCATGTTATTCGTGGGGATGATCATATTGCCAACACACCTAAACAGTTGATGATTTATGAAGCACTTGGTTGGGCGATTCCAGAATTTGGTCATATGACTTTAATCATTAACTCAGAGACTGGTAAAAAATTATCAAAACGCGATACCAATACCTTGCAATTTATCGAAGATTACCGCAAAAAAGGCTATTTACCAGAAGCAGTCTTTAACTTTATCTCACTCTTAGGTTGGAATCCTGGTGGAGAAGAAGAAATCTTCTCTCAAGCACAGTTGATTGACTTATTCGATGAAAATCGCTTATCAAAATCACCAGCAGCTTTTGATCAGAAAAAACTCGATTGGTTAGATAACGACTATATTAAACATGCTGACCTGGATAAAGTATTTGCTCTAGCGACACCGTTCTTAAGTGAAGCAGGTCGTTTGGATGACAAGTCTAAACACTTGGTTGCCTTGTACCAACCGCAACTTAAATCAATCGATGAGATTGTTCCCTTGACAGATTTATTCTATTCAGCCTTTCCTGACTTAACAGATGCAGCAAAAGAAGTTTTAGAGGCTGAAACTGCACCGGTTGTCATCAAGGCCTTTAAAGAAAAACTAGAGGATTTGGCAGATGCTGATTATGTGAAAGATAACATCTTCCCATTGATTAAAGCAGTCCAAAAAGAAACTGGCATTAAAGGGAAGAACTTATTCATGCCGATCAGAATTGCCGTTTCAGGTGAGATGCATGGCCCAGAATTACCAGATACAATCTACCTATTAGGTAAAGAAAAAGCTGTCAACCATTTGGCACAGTTTATCAAATAA
- a CDS encoding Xaa-Pro dipeptidyl-peptidase, protein MQFNHFSIIDKPLAQQIIELAELGIVFDSKLSAKQILENLLTTAPVEQTSLAISQEQTLVDFLVADTSLTWDIFYGLGLQLLGFVANYEFQFSGAITFAQDLNLPMVDLNSDISDTPTLIKAIYLLMNSRQKNGMTLIEHWVSEGLLAADNQYHFFNDKALATFDTQTLIREVVYVESPVDTQNRGTYDLIKVQIIRPQFDGKLPVVMTASPYHLGINEIANDAKLHEMTGNLAKKTPHLIELPDHPTAFPDYDKVEVPAAPDNQATEHFTHGWTYSLNDYFLSRGFASIYVASVGTRGSDGFQTSGDYQQIAGVTAVIDWLNGRTRAFTSRQKTHTITADWASGHVAMTGKSYLGTLAYGAATTGVAGLDVILAEAGITNWYDYYRENGLVRSPGGFPGEDLDVLAELTYSKNLDAADFVRHNTTYQEQLADMTVQLDHESGDYNSYWQARNYLPNTDKVTADILLVHGLQDFNVTTSHAFNFWHALPEHITKHAFLHQGSHVYMNNWQSIDFSETINAYFTAKLLSRDLTLNLPAVIWQKNNVSQSFTGLASFGAQDIETIQLGYDEKLAQFDNQYPDATFKQYSQNFHKFKADLFEGKSNATCIDIHIPEKIRLNGQIVLDLRLKLNDSKGILSAQVLDLGNKKRLTDVPTTLDLKTIDRGRNFMLDDLKELTLVDKPYQVVTKGFMNLQNRQKLTEINSVTPNEWTKVELRLQPTIYDFEANDTLRLLLYSTDFEHTIRDNRDVTYQLNLQKSRLYIPKES, encoded by the coding sequence ATGCAATTTAATCACTTTTCTATCATCGATAAACCACTTGCGCAACAAATAATCGAGCTAGCCGAACTGGGTATTGTCTTTGATAGCAAGCTTTCTGCTAAACAAATACTTGAAAATCTGCTAACAACAGCACCAGTTGAGCAAACCAGCTTAGCTATCAGCCAAGAACAAACACTAGTTGACTTTTTAGTAGCAGATACTAGCTTAACTTGGGATATTTTTTACGGACTCGGTCTGCAGCTACTTGGCTTTGTCGCAAATTACGAGTTCCAATTTTCTGGTGCTATCACTTTCGCACAAGACCTTAACCTACCGATGGTTGACTTAAACAGCGATATATCAGACACACCTACTTTAATAAAAGCTATCTATCTCCTGATGAATTCACGGCAGAAAAACGGGATGACCTTAATCGAACATTGGGTATCCGAAGGCTTACTAGCAGCTGATAATCAGTACCACTTCTTTAACGATAAAGCACTTGCTACATTTGACACACAGACCTTGATCCGTGAAGTTGTTTATGTCGAAAGTCCAGTCGACACACAAAATCGGGGGACTTATGATCTGATTAAAGTCCAGATCATCCGACCACAGTTTGATGGTAAGCTACCAGTTGTCATGACTGCAAGTCCTTATCACCTTGGTATTAACGAGATTGCTAATGATGCTAAACTTCATGAGATGACAGGTAATCTAGCTAAAAAGACACCTCATTTGATTGAGCTACCAGATCACCCCACAGCTTTCCCAGACTATGATAAAGTAGAAGTACCAGCCGCTCCTGACAATCAAGCGACCGAGCACTTTACACATGGCTGGACTTATTCACTCAACGACTACTTCTTATCACGAGGCTTTGCCTCAATTTATGTGGCAAGTGTCGGCACTCGTGGCTCTGATGGTTTCCAAACATCTGGAGATTATCAGCAAATAGCTGGTGTGACCGCAGTTATCGACTGGTTAAATGGACGTACGCGTGCCTTTACAAGTAGACAAAAAACACATACCATCACGGCTGATTGGGCAAGCGGTCACGTCGCTATGACAGGTAAATCGTACCTAGGAACACTTGCTTATGGCGCAGCAACGACAGGTGTCGCTGGCCTTGATGTTATTCTCGCTGAGGCAGGTATCACTAACTGGTATGACTATTACCGTGAAAATGGACTCGTACGAAGTCCTGGCGGTTTTCCTGGAGAGGACTTAGATGTCTTAGCTGAATTAACCTACTCGAAAAATCTAGATGCTGCTGATTTTGTCAGACACAACACGACTTATCAAGAACAGTTGGCTGATATGACGGTACAACTAGATCATGAATCTGGTGACTATAATAGCTATTGGCAGGCACGAAACTATCTACCAAATACGGACAAGGTAACAGCTGATATCTTGCTTGTACACGGTCTACAAGATTTTAACGTCACAACGTCACACGCCTTTAATTTTTGGCATGCCTTGCCTGAGCACATTACGAAACATGCCTTTTTACATCAAGGTAGTCATGTTTACATGAATAACTGGCAATCCATTGATTTTTCAGAGACGATCAACGCCTACTTCACCGCTAAATTACTATCGCGTGATCTAACACTAAACCTGCCAGCCGTTATCTGGCAAAAAAATAATGTTAGTCAATCATTCACAGGATTAGCCTCATTTGGGGCACAGGATATCGAGACGATACAACTCGGTTATGATGAAAAACTAGCCCAATTTGACAATCAATATCCTGATGCGACTTTCAAGCAGTATAGCCAAAATTTCCACAAGTTTAAAGCTGACTTATTTGAGGGCAAGTCAAATGCGACATGCATCGATATCCATATTCCTGAAAAAATCCGCCTTAATGGGCAGATTGTGCTAGACCTACGTCTCAAATTAAATGATAGCAAAGGTATCTTATCAGCCCAAGTATTAGACCTCGGTAACAAAAAACGCTTGACTGATGTCCCGACAACACTCGATCTTAAGACGATTGATCGCGGTCGCAACTTTATGCTGGATGATTTGAAGGAATTGACTTTAGTAGATAAACCTTACCAAGTCGTGACAAAAGGCTTTATGAATCTGCAAAATCGACAAAAACTGACGGAAATTAATTCCGTCACGCCTAATGAATGGACTAAAGTCGAGCTGCGACTGCAACCGACTATCTATGACTTTGAGGCAAATGATACCTTGCGTCTGCTACTTTACAGTACTGATTTTGAACATACGATACGTGATAACCGTGATGTCACCTACCAACTTAATCTGCAAAAATCACGACTCTATATCCCAAAAGAAAGCTAA
- the gla gene encoding aquaglyceroporin Gla — protein MTKYLAEFLGTAILIILGNGAVANVDLKGAKGYASGWMTIAWGYGCGVMIPALMFGNVSGNHINPAFTLGLAASGLFPWAHVAQYIIAQILGAMVGQAIIVTVYRPFYLNTTNPNHILGTFSTIASADDGTKESRRGALINGFLNEFFGSFVLFFGALGLTKNFFGAEIVPAIDKLLATGQGAGGAAKKVAEMDITTKVQQGVVGLTAGNAGSLAVAHIALGFLVLALVAALGGPTGPGLNPARDLGPRLLHAILPKAVLGESKSDSKWWYAWVPVAAPILAGLSAIALFKIIFL, from the coding sequence ATGACAAAATACCTCGCTGAGTTCCTCGGAACAGCGATTCTTATTATTCTTGGTAACGGCGCGGTCGCAAACGTTGACCTCAAAGGTGCTAAAGGATATGCTTCAGGCTGGATGACAATCGCTTGGGGGTATGGTTGTGGGGTAATGATCCCTGCTTTGATGTTTGGTAATGTTTCAGGTAACCACATCAACCCAGCTTTCACACTTGGCCTTGCAGCATCTGGTCTTTTCCCATGGGCGCATGTCGCTCAATATATCATCGCACAAATTCTTGGTGCAATGGTTGGTCAAGCAATTATTGTGACGGTTTACCGCCCATTCTACTTGAACACAACGAATCCAAACCACATTCTAGGGACTTTCTCTACAATTGCGAGTGCTGATGATGGTACCAAAGAAAGTCGTCGTGGGGCCTTAATTAATGGCTTCTTAAATGAATTCTTTGGCTCATTTGTTCTTTTCTTCGGTGCGCTTGGCTTGACTAAAAACTTCTTCGGTGCCGAAATTGTCCCTGCTATTGATAAATTATTAGCAACAGGTCAAGGTGCAGGTGGTGCAGCTAAAAAAGTTGCTGAGATGGATATCACGACAAAAGTACAACAAGGTGTTGTTGGCTTAACAGCTGGTAACGCAGGATCGCTTGCAGTTGCCCATATTGCCCTAGGTTTCTTAGTGCTAGCACTTGTTGCAGCATTGGGCGGACCAACTGGTCCTGGTCTTAATCCAGCGCGTGACCTGGGTCCTCGTCTCTTACATGCTATCTTGCCTAAAGCTGTTCTTGGCGAAAGCAAGAGTGATTCAAAATGGTGGTATGCATGGGTCCCAGTTGCAGCACCAATCTTAGCTGGTCTTTCAGCAATTGCTCTCTTTAAAATTATTTTCTTATAA
- a CDS encoding CPBP family intramembrane glutamic endopeptidase, with protein sequence MDYFEKIELELAQKEPDDLFTDTPPKQNWVSRLSFIWLLGLWLISQNMISIFKQPHDKTSLWKISLFLLIFITCVWLAYGWARKYQLIPAINWRYFQLGKIAAGFGMMFATAVISSLVMYFSGTNSTENQELLKVIGKNLPPLVFFIMTTSAGFFEELIFRVGPFELLFNKWPKIAAIVAWGLFTAVHVPTDIPSFITYGLMSLVLTGLYAKYRNFYLNMSVHFLWNTFGVIGILMSM encoded by the coding sequence ATGGATTATTTCGAAAAAATAGAACTAGAGTTAGCACAAAAAGAGCCAGATGACCTTTTTACTGATACACCACCAAAACAAAATTGGGTGTCACGGCTATCTTTTATTTGGTTATTAGGACTTTGGCTAATTTCCCAAAATATGATTTCAATTTTTAAGCAACCACATGATAAAACAAGTCTATGGAAGATAAGCTTATTTTTACTGATCTTTATCACTTGTGTTTGGCTAGCTTATGGCTGGGCTAGAAAGTATCAGCTCATCCCTGCTATCAACTGGCGCTATTTCCAACTTGGAAAAATTGCTGCCGGTTTTGGGATGATGTTTGCTACTGCCGTGATTTCCAGCCTAGTGATGTATTTTTCGGGCACTAATAGCACAGAAAATCAAGAACTATTGAAGGTTATTGGTAAAAACCTGCCACCCCTTGTTTTCTTCATTATGACAACGTCAGCTGGATTCTTCGAAGAATTAATTTTTCGAGTAGGGCCATTTGAACTCCTATTTAACAAATGGCCCAAAATCGCAGCCATTGTTGCTTGGGGATTATTTACAGCAGTCCATGTCCCTACAGATATACCAAGTTTCATTACCTATGGCCTCATGAGTTTAGTACTTACCGGACTATACGCTAAGTATCGTAATTTTTATCTGAATATGTCCGTTCATTTTTTATGGAATACCTTTGGTGTGATTGGTATTTTGATGTCAATGTAA
- a CDS encoding CppA N-terminal domain-containing protein: MKTIFENVSCMVPVVRVNNRDLNLAFYKDVLGLKVISEENALAILGGKSAKNLDDAVLIIEESPSMRTRAVTGVKKLKKIVLASPEFKEGFEATSPEGDLFEVVPMQSETSDVVLRDIQLHTANIAACLAFYTEGFGLSSQGNSVSLPFGTISYTEATGADLMTKPEEVWDIEVIEFKVAPEVDLKQISQQLDGLGLPYYVDKKGKILTLHDAQNIEIWFAK, encoded by the coding sequence ATGAAGACAATTTTTGAAAATGTTAGTTGCATGGTCCCGGTTGTTCGCGTGAATAACCGTGATTTGAATTTAGCTTTTTACAAGGATGTATTAGGACTTAAGGTGATATCAGAAGAAAATGCCTTAGCGATTCTAGGTGGCAAATCTGCCAAAAATTTGGATGATGCCGTATTGATTATTGAAGAATCACCTAGCATGAGAACACGTGCTGTAACTGGTGTTAAAAAGTTGAAAAAAATCGTATTGGCAAGTCCAGAATTTAAGGAAGGATTTGAGGCAACATCGCCAGAGGGAGACTTGTTTGAAGTCGTGCCGATGCAATCAGAAACATCAGACGTTGTCTTGCGGGATATTCAGCTACACACAGCAAATATTGCCGCTTGTTTAGCCTTCTACACGGAAGGCTTTGGCTTAAGCAGTCAGGGTAATTCAGTTTCATTGCCTTTTGGCACAATCAGCTATACTGAAGCGACTGGTGCTGATCTGATGACTAAACCTGAAGAGGTTTGGGATATAGAAGTGATTGAGTTTAAAGTAGCGCCAGAAGTTGATTTGAAACAGATTTCACAGCAATTAGATGGCTTAGGACTGCCTTATTATGTTGATAAAAAAGGTAAAATTTTAACCTTACATGATGCGCAAAATATAGAAATCTGGTTTGCTAAATGA